One window from the genome of Oligoflexus sp. encodes:
- a CDS encoding HPF/RaiA family ribosome-associated protein, which translates to MIKVIFKNMERSELAQRAVTERLVSVISKFPDLPPSGISVTLEMLNSPVQAGPDLFSIKIHVHSGRYRGIRLQKSSPNLYVALADAVDHMLEVLNRFGDRVRVKERNRARALNMQASAAEESSEAYDDIPDDYEFEYDSVHERV; encoded by the coding sequence ATGATCAAAGTCATTTTCAAAAATATGGAGCGATCGGAACTGGCCCAAAGAGCTGTCACGGAAAGACTGGTATCCGTCATCAGTAAATTTCCGGATCTGCCGCCCAGCGGAATATCGGTGACCCTGGAGATGCTGAACTCACCCGTCCAGGCAGGCCCTGATCTCTTTTCCATTAAGATTCATGTTCACTCGGGTCGCTATCGAGGCATACGTTTGCAGAAATCTTCGCCCAATCTCTATGTGGCCCTGGCCGACGCCGTGGATCACATGCTGGAGGTCTTGAATCGTTTTGGTGATCGCGTGCGGGTCAAGGAAAGAAATCGGGCGCGAGCGCTGAACATGCAGGCCTCCGCGGCCGAGGAGTCGAGCGAGGCTTATGACGATATCCCGGATGACTACGAGTTTGAATACGATTCGGTTCATGAGCGGGTCTAA
- a CDS encoding DUF2238 domain-containing protein has protein sequence MSERRILLALVIIFEIALGIAPKADRTTWFLENLPVFIILPCLLIFRVRFSLWTLRLMALHAGVLMLGGHYTYAEVPLGFWMQDLFHFSRNHYDRIGHLMQGFVPAFIFREWLLRKTPLRDGLLLAAIVVSFCLSVSAVYELAEWAAALALGQGADAFLGTQGDSWDTQSDMFCALLGSLMAVSLRRWHNRYLKKEYL, from the coding sequence ATGAGTGAACGGCGAATTCTACTCGCATTGGTGATTATTTTTGAAATCGCGCTGGGCATCGCGCCCAAAGCTGATCGAACGACCTGGTTTTTGGAAAATCTGCCGGTCTTCATCATCCTGCCCTGTCTTCTTATTTTTCGCGTGCGATTCAGTCTTTGGACTCTGCGCCTTATGGCTTTGCACGCGGGGGTCCTGATGCTCGGTGGACATTACACCTATGCAGAGGTTCCCTTGGGTTTTTGGATGCAGGACCTCTTTCATTTCAGCCGCAATCATTACGATCGCATCGGCCACCTGATGCAGGGATTTGTGCCGGCCTTTATTTTTCGCGAGTGGCTCCTGCGCAAGACCCCGCTGCGGGATGGACTGCTTTTGGCGGCCATCGTCGTGAGCTTTTGTCTTTCGGTGAGCGCAGTTTATGAGTTAGCCGAATGGGCGGCGGCCCTGGCCTTGGGGCAGGGGGCGGATGCTTTCCTCGGTACGCAGGGTGATAGCTGGGATACGCAGTCGGATATGTTCTGCGCTCTTTTAGGGAGTTTGATGGCTGTGAGTCTTCGCCGCTGGCACAATCGCTACCTGAAAAAAGAATACCTGTGA
- a CDS encoding protein adenylyltransferase SelO encodes MSTWDTVKLDDSFVRTLPADPKDLNRSRPVQNACFSFVKPTPVTNPQLLAWSDEVGAILGLARPRNHDDETIAILAGNQLLPAMRPYAARYGGHQFGQWAGQLGDGRALTLTEIVNEAGQRWDLQLKGAGPTPYSRRADGRAVLRSSIREFLCSEAMHHLGVPTTRALALIAADDKVVRDMFYDGHPEMERCAIVTRVAPSFVRFGNFQILAAHEEREELKQLADYVLEQHYPEFDRQDPLVYAQWYMEICRRTARMIAHWQRVGFVHGVMNTDNMSILGLTIDYGPYGWLDVFDPNWTPNTTDAGQRRYRYGNQPSVALWNVAQLGQALVSLFPGPEVIEEGMNVFHRSFSYFYQRMMADKLGLADLSQESDRQLIVELDDLFALTPTDMTIFYRRLADIPLDPESGQERLETVRAAFYQPSVSSQHETAFVDWLNRYAARSRASARADAERRRIMNENNPKYVLRNYLSQQAIDAAEEGDFSLINRLLRVMKAPYDEQPDEAELAAKRPAWAENKAGCSALSCSS; translated from the coding sequence ATGAGCACGTGGGATACTGTGAAACTGGACGATAGCTTTGTACGGACCCTGCCGGCCGACCCGAAGGATCTGAATCGGTCCAGGCCTGTCCAGAACGCCTGTTTTTCTTTCGTAAAGCCGACTCCTGTGACCAATCCCCAGCTGCTCGCCTGGTCGGATGAAGTGGGCGCGATCCTGGGACTTGCCCGACCTCGCAACCATGATGACGAGACAATCGCCATTCTAGCGGGCAACCAACTTCTGCCGGCGATGCGGCCTTATGCGGCCCGTTATGGTGGACACCAGTTCGGACAATGGGCCGGGCAGCTGGGTGATGGACGGGCACTTACCCTTACGGAAATCGTGAACGAAGCCGGGCAGCGCTGGGATCTTCAGCTGAAAGGCGCGGGGCCCACACCCTATTCCAGGCGGGCGGACGGACGTGCGGTGCTGCGGTCGTCGATCCGGGAATTTCTTTGCAGTGAAGCCATGCATCATCTCGGTGTGCCGACCACCCGGGCGCTGGCTCTGATCGCCGCCGATGACAAGGTCGTGCGCGACATGTTCTATGATGGTCATCCCGAAATGGAACGCTGCGCGATCGTTACGCGCGTGGCTCCGAGTTTTGTGCGTTTCGGCAATTTTCAAATCCTGGCGGCGCATGAGGAAAGGGAAGAACTGAAACAGCTGGCTGATTATGTGCTGGAGCAGCACTATCCCGAATTTGATCGCCAGGACCCTTTGGTTTATGCGCAGTGGTATATGGAAATCTGCCGGCGAACCGCGCGCATGATCGCTCATTGGCAGCGCGTGGGTTTTGTGCACGGAGTGATGAACACCGATAACATGTCCATACTGGGGCTGACGATCGACTACGGTCCCTATGGTTGGCTCGATGTCTTTGATCCGAATTGGACGCCGAATACCACCGATGCCGGGCAACGGCGCTATCGTTACGGCAATCAGCCCTCCGTGGCCCTTTGGAATGTGGCCCAGCTGGGGCAGGCTTTGGTTTCGCTTTTTCCAGGACCGGAAGTGATTGAAGAAGGGATGAATGTCTTTCACCGCTCCTTCAGTTATTTTTATCAGCGAATGATGGCGGACAAACTCGGTCTTGCCGATCTTTCCCAGGAAAGCGACCGCCAGTTGATCGTCGAGCTGGATGATCTTTTTGCTTTGACGCCGACGGATATGACGATTTTCTATCGCCGTCTGGCCGACATTCCTTTGGATCCCGAAAGCGGGCAGGAGCGTTTGGAAACGGTGCGTGCTGCTTTTTATCAGCCGTCTGTTTCATCCCAGCACGAAACGGCCTTCGTCGATTGGCTGAACCGCTATGCGGCGCGCAGCCGGGCGAGTGCACGGGCGGACGCGGAACGACGCCGCATCATGAATGAAAACAATCCGAAGTATGTTCTAAGAAATTATCTGAGTCAGCAGGCCATAGACGCAGCTGAAGAGGGGGATTTCTCCCTGATCAACCGTTTGCTGCGCGTGATGAAGGCGCCTTATGACGAGCAGCCGGACGAGGCGGAGCTGGCGGCCAAACGCCCCGCATGGGCTGAAAATAAAGCGGGCTGCTCGGCGTTGTCCTGTAGCTCCTGA
- a CDS encoding matrixin family metalloprotease produces MKAALFALLVLVGCQTPGRDMDVETTPLAYETTEDLPFAEPSFYAKWVSRPFVLYVGSDNLELYNAIENAAVEINQAVGFQLVLFEGIRQIEDGEKEYRGRNGINAVVEVSDEVYTRVAEKNPASLAITKLITSKKQLYEADIMIRSSTIHSRVLRATILHELGHAVGLGHTQDRRSFMYPQMRDPKRSLLGPDDVRVLSQHYAH; encoded by the coding sequence GTGAAAGCAGCACTTTTCGCGTTGCTCGTGCTCGTCGGTTGCCAGACTCCTGGTCGTGATATGGACGTGGAGACAACACCTTTGGCCTACGAAACGACGGAGGACCTGCCTTTCGCGGAGCCCTCTTTTTATGCAAAGTGGGTCAGCAGGCCCTTCGTTCTTTATGTAGGCTCGGATAATCTTGAGCTTTATAATGCGATCGAAAACGCCGCCGTAGAAATCAACCAGGCGGTCGGTTTTCAGCTGGTGCTGTTTGAAGGCATTCGGCAGATCGAAGACGGCGAAAAGGAATACCGGGGCCGGAATGGAATCAACGCCGTCGTGGAAGTGTCAGATGAGGTCTACACGCGGGTTGCCGAGAAAAATCCGGCTTCGCTGGCCATCACCAAACTCATCACCTCCAAAAAGCAGCTTTACGAAGCGGATATCATGATCCGCAGTTCGACCATCCATAGCCGCGTTCTCAGGGCCACAATCCTGCATGAACTCGGACATGCCGTGGGGCTGGGGCACACCCAGGACCGACGATCGTTCATGTATCCGCAGATGCGCGATCCCAAGCGTTCCCTTCTTGGGCCCGATGATGTGCGCGTTCTCAGCCAGCACTATGCGCACTGA
- a CDS encoding metalloregulator ArsR/SmtB family transcription factor has product MHDPLSQTFAALADPTRRAILARLSQGEANVSELAEPFLDSMSLPAITKHIKVLEKAGLVTKSVEAQYRPCKIKIEALKDAADWMEPYRVFWEESFDRLDEYLKTVVPKKDTKGKNHVRKK; this is encoded by the coding sequence ATGCATGATCCTCTTAGCCAGACATTCGCCGCCCTTGCGGATCCGACACGACGCGCAATCCTCGCCCGTCTTTCGCAAGGTGAGGCCAACGTCTCCGAACTCGCCGAACCCTTTTTGGACTCGATGAGCCTCCCCGCCATCACCAAGCACATCAAAGTCCTTGAGAAAGCCGGATTGGTCACAAAATCCGTCGAGGCCCAATATCGCCCCTGCAAAATCAAAATTGAGGCTCTTAAAGACGCTGCAGATTGGATGGAACCGTATCGGGTCTTTTGGGAAGAGAGTTTCGATCGACTGGATGAATATCTCAAAACTGTTGTACCGAAAAAAGATACGAAAGGAAAAAACCATGTCCGCAAAAAGTAA
- a CDS encoding SRPBCC family protein, whose protein sequence is MSAKSKPNELKITRIYDAPVTTVWEAWTDPVQAARWWGPRGFTLTTHSKDLKVGGHWHYTMHGPDGTDYPNRTVYHEVEPLKRLVYDHGATENTPPLFRVTVTFKQIGNQTEMEMTMAFPSAEVARQSKKFIKDAGGNSTWDRLAEYLDKDEVFVINRSFAAEPEKVFAMWTDPKLVAQWLGPVGVRMEYLNAEIAEGKTAFYKMTYDSGLAMFGKMSYRKIRSPHALEYTQIFCDEKGQPSKHPNVPVWPAVMLTRVQFTKEDEGQTRVTLTWEPFGDASQDERAAFAGMKTGMSQGWTEAFDKLENLLLPR, encoded by the coding sequence ATGTCCGCAAAAAGTAAGCCCAATGAATTGAAAATCACGAGGATCTACGATGCTCCAGTCACCACCGTCTGGGAGGCCTGGACCGATCCCGTGCAAGCCGCCAGGTGGTGGGGGCCGCGCGGATTTACTCTCACGACCCATAGCAAGGATTTGAAAGTAGGCGGCCATTGGCATTATACGATGCATGGGCCGGACGGAACGGATTACCCAAATCGAACAGTCTATCACGAGGTCGAGCCTCTCAAGCGCCTTGTCTACGACCACGGCGCCACCGAGAATACTCCCCCTCTCTTCCGGGTCACGGTCACTTTCAAACAGATCGGCAATCAAACCGAAATGGAAATGACCATGGCCTTCCCTTCGGCCGAAGTCGCCAGGCAGTCGAAAAAATTCATCAAGGACGCCGGTGGCAACTCCACCTGGGACCGTCTCGCCGAGTATTTGGACAAGGACGAAGTATTCGTCATCAACCGAAGCTTCGCAGCGGAACCGGAAAAAGTCTTTGCCATGTGGACCGATCCCAAGCTCGTCGCGCAGTGGCTGGGCCCGGTCGGGGTTCGCATGGAATACCTCAATGCCGAGATCGCCGAAGGAAAGACGGCGTTTTATAAGATGACCTATGATTCAGGGCTCGCCATGTTCGGGAAGATGAGCTACCGAAAAATTCGCAGTCCCCATGCGCTCGAATACACCCAGATCTTCTGCGATGAAAAAGGCCAGCCCTCGAAGCATCCGAACGTTCCGGTTTGGCCCGCGGTTATGCTCACGCGTGTTCAGTTCACGAAAGAGGACGAGGGCCAAACGCGGGTCACCCTCACTTGGGAACCTTTCGGTGATGCATCTCAGGACGAACGCGCAGCCTTCGCCGGCATGAAAACCGGCATGTCCCAGGGATGGACGGAGGCCTTCGATAAGCTGGAAAACCTGCTCCTGCCCCGTTAA
- a CDS encoding DUF1566 domain-containing protein: MQQSMGFRQAFLPILLFFQLTACRDEVSVDVVERVPASKDVAVTYESGSRIIVSQFADKKNHPLVLSSPASICSDITYYNAEGALSQGTRDCDSLRADPNLTASNIRTGVTILGIKGTLQSVDETPELIPANIRSGVAIGGITGTMTSPPADCFAEGETGCVITGSFKATQISQVAGKVIAGQTVAGVNGNVTLPSSGKVLSGTTYGSNGSLSGTLTLPATTAVLTGTGAYGDPSAALVPAYAPDFPSAANVRNNDTVNGVTGTLGDCTTDGSIACLANGSYPAADMSLATAGNIRSGVTIAGQLGAYPSGTYRLPSASTVADLTDTNFATQMKSATAFEYWGSDGSHHTGAGDADIAAANLVANIDVFGTLGTAAAVPCSASTETSCIADNACRWTGSACELNPWNIRSGISLSGQLGLMKTNCRNRANSAIYNSDFSMPGTAGTTAGLVVDWWDSINNHNANLNALPTELPTGWTAQNVCGKELWSDMTSDGACDSAADNCVMRDNNSGQIWSESYPVASTAPAVTKLDWSQAVAHCDDLDFGGRTDWRLPTNMELTAVYHHGIRELGFKGGGSIRPSGDSLDNNDMFISDVDTYVWSATMRSSTTGTAEYVYLGEGRSSSLVKTDNATISVLCTAP, translated from the coding sequence ATGCAGCAAAGTATGGGATTTCGACAAGCCTTCCTGCCTATCCTGCTTTTTTTCCAGCTCACAGCCTGTCGGGATGAAGTGAGCGTGGACGTTGTCGAACGCGTTCCTGCCTCGAAGGATGTGGCCGTGACCTACGAATCAGGCTCCCGAATCATCGTAAGTCAATTCGCTGATAAGAAAAATCATCCTCTGGTCCTGTCGAGTCCAGCCTCCATTTGCAGCGACATCACCTATTACAATGCCGAGGGCGCCCTGTCTCAGGGAACTCGCGATTGCGATTCGCTGCGTGCCGACCCCAATCTCACAGCTTCGAATATTCGAACGGGTGTTACGATTCTTGGGATCAAAGGCACGCTGCAAAGTGTGGACGAAACACCGGAATTAATTCCTGCCAACATCCGCAGTGGCGTCGCGATTGGAGGCATCACAGGCACGATGACGTCACCACCTGCGGATTGCTTCGCGGAAGGTGAAACCGGCTGCGTGATCACAGGAAGTTTCAAAGCAACTCAGATCAGCCAGGTGGCCGGCAAGGTCATCGCCGGTCAAACCGTTGCCGGCGTCAATGGCAACGTCACGCTCCCTTCGTCGGGCAAAGTTCTGAGCGGTACGACCTATGGTTCGAACGGAAGCCTAAGCGGAACGCTGACTCTTCCCGCAACGACCGCCGTGCTCACCGGCACGGGCGCTTACGGTGATCCTTCTGCTGCCCTGGTTCCCGCTTATGCTCCCGATTTTCCAAGTGCAGCCAATGTTCGCAACAATGATACCGTGAATGGCGTCACGGGCACTCTGGGCGACTGCACCACTGACGGCAGCATTGCCTGTCTAGCCAACGGCAGTTATCCAGCTGCCGACATGTCTCTGGCAACAGCTGGCAACATCCGAAGCGGAGTGACCATCGCAGGACAACTCGGAGCCTATCCGTCCGGGACCTACCGCTTACCTTCCGCATCGACCGTCGCGGACCTTACTGATACAAATTTCGCCACGCAAATGAAATCCGCAACCGCTTTTGAATATTGGGGCTCGGACGGCAGCCATCATACGGGCGCCGGAGACGCGGATATCGCTGCCGCGAACCTTGTCGCCAACATTGATGTCTTCGGAACTCTCGGCACAGCAGCCGCGGTCCCATGCTCTGCCAGCACAGAGACATCCTGCATCGCGGATAACGCGTGCCGCTGGACAGGATCGGCCTGCGAACTGAACCCTTGGAATATTCGCAGCGGCATTTCTCTTTCAGGTCAACTCGGACTCATGAAAACCAACTGCCGTAACCGGGCCAATAGCGCGATCTATAATTCCGATTTTTCAATGCCCGGCACCGCAGGGACCACTGCGGGTTTGGTCGTAGACTGGTGGGATAGCATCAACAATCATAATGCCAACCTTAACGCTCTTCCCACCGAGCTGCCCACGGGCTGGACGGCTCAAAACGTCTGCGGCAAGGAACTGTGGTCGGATATGACGAGCGACGGGGCCTGCGATAGTGCTGCCGATAACTGCGTGATGCGGGATAACAACTCCGGTCAGATTTGGAGTGAAAGCTATCCCGTGGCATCCACCGCACCCGCCGTTACAAAACTGGATTGGTCTCAGGCTGTGGCGCATTGCGATGACCTTGACTTCGGTGGCCGCACGGACTGGCGTTTACCGACCAATATGGAACTTACCGCGGTTTATCATCACGGCATCCGGGAGCTTGGATTTAAAGGCGGGGGTTCCATACGCCCCAGCGGAGATTCGCTCGACAACAACGATATGTTTATTTCGGATGTGGACACCTATGTTTGGAGCGCAACCATGCGATCATCCACCACAGGCACAGCCGAGTATGTTTATCTTGGTGAAGGACGCAGCTCCAGCCTGGTTAAAACGGATAATGCGACGATAAGCGTGCTGTGCACGGCTCCCTGA
- a CDS encoding DUF1566 domain-containing protein codes for MLTLSCGKGSGVKRETVVKAEAKDATVYVPGAQVAVTQPKDKAVYKNQGGEVAPLMMLEASRVCDDMMFYNGEGELVQGTRACSGGAGLKPENIRSGVTIGDITGTLVDIQDEIELKAENLRMAVTIGSVIGAFVASPDDCASEGSTSCVANAQYKPALTTGLASKVLASQSIAGVSGNIVLPLAGKVLSGTSYGINSTSMAGTLALPAAASVLSGTGSYGDPASPTTPAYVPDFPSPANVRSLDSSNNASGTLLDCSSDGATGCVTSNLFKAANKALATAGNIRSGVTLAAESGDYPSSTYTLPSASATADLDSVTFNAKVKASATFEYWSSDGTHHSNAGDTGIAAENIRSGVTIFGTTGTLPAPSCSYSTQGSCTADNTCRWTGSACEINPWNLRNTVTIYAKTGTIKNNCRNRVNSSAYNSDLSPPGNGAITSGSAIDWWDTIGNVFNNAFPTLQPTGWSTENACGKELWSDLTPDGACDSAADDCMMQDNVTGLIWSESSPVGGGAASNTTKDWSLAVEHCASLTFGSRSDWRLPTQMEMQNAYNHGISQLAYKQGGTTARPGGDTLDNNNFFMATVGSYWSATTKSSDTTYAYNLHMNQSYSNDVLKTATHIPICVAP; via the coding sequence TTGCTGACGCTGAGCTGCGGCAAGGGCTCTGGCGTAAAACGGGAAACGGTTGTGAAGGCTGAAGCCAAGGACGCTACGGTTTATGTGCCCGGCGCCCAGGTCGCGGTTACTCAACCGAAAGATAAAGCCGTCTATAAAAATCAAGGTGGAGAGGTGGCCCCGCTGATGATGCTGGAGGCTTCCCGCGTCTGTGATGATATGATGTTCTATAATGGTGAAGGTGAGCTGGTTCAAGGCACGCGGGCATGCTCGGGCGGCGCCGGCTTGAAACCGGAAAATATTCGCTCGGGGGTCACGATCGGTGACATCACCGGCACTCTGGTCGATATTCAGGATGAAATCGAACTCAAAGCAGAGAACCTCCGCATGGCTGTCACGATTGGCTCTGTGATCGGGGCATTCGTGGCAAGTCCTGACGACTGTGCGAGTGAAGGCAGCACGTCGTGCGTGGCCAACGCCCAATACAAACCGGCTCTGACGACGGGACTGGCCAGCAAAGTGCTGGCGAGTCAATCCATAGCTGGAGTCAGCGGCAACATCGTTCTGCCGCTTGCAGGCAAGGTTCTGAGTGGAACGAGCTATGGAATCAATTCCACATCCATGGCGGGTACTCTCGCCCTTCCCGCGGCTGCATCCGTGCTCTCAGGAACAGGAAGCTATGGAGATCCCGCATCACCCACAACGCCAGCTTACGTGCCGGACTTTCCCAGTCCCGCCAACGTCCGGTCGTTGGATAGCAGCAATAACGCCAGCGGAACTCTCCTGGATTGCAGCAGCGATGGCGCGACAGGCTGCGTGACGTCCAATCTCTTTAAAGCTGCGAATAAAGCCCTGGCAACGGCCGGCAACATTCGTTCGGGCGTGACGCTTGCAGCTGAGTCCGGTGACTATCCATCATCGACCTACACGCTGCCCTCAGCGTCCGCCACAGCTGATCTGGACAGCGTAACCTTTAACGCCAAAGTCAAAGCCAGTGCGACCTTTGAATATTGGAGTTCCGATGGGACTCATCACAGCAACGCAGGGGATACAGGCATCGCGGCTGAAAATATTCGCAGTGGGGTGACTATATTCGGCACCACGGGTACGCTGCCGGCTCCATCCTGTTCGTACAGCACTCAAGGGAGCTGCACGGCCGACAATACCTGTCGCTGGACGGGTTCAGCGTGCGAAATCAATCCCTGGAACCTTCGGAATACCGTTACGATTTACGCCAAGACCGGTACCATCAAGAACAATTGCCGCAACAGGGTCAACAGTTCAGCGTATAACTCAGACCTGTCTCCGCCGGGAAACGGTGCTATCACGAGTGGTTCAGCGATCGATTGGTGGGATACCATTGGCAACGTTTTCAATAACGCTTTTCCTACGCTGCAGCCTACAGGCTGGTCCACCGAAAATGCATGTGGCAAGGAACTTTGGTCGGACCTTACCCCGGATGGTGCCTGTGACAGTGCAGCAGACGACTGTATGATGCAGGATAATGTCACGGGTTTGATCTGGTCAGAAAGCAGCCCTGTCGGCGGCGGGGCCGCGAGCAATACGACAAAAGACTGGTCGCTGGCTGTCGAGCATTGCGCGAGTCTGACTTTCGGTTCTCGCAGCGATTGGCGACTTCCAACGCAGATGGAAATGCAGAATGCGTATAATCATGGGATCAGTCAGTTGGCTTATAAGCAAGGTGGGACAACAGCCCGTCCTGGTGGGGATACACTGGATAATAACAATTTCTTCATGGCGACGGTGGGAAGCTACTGGTCAGCGACGACGAAGTCATCAGATACCACATATGCCTATAACTTGCATATGAATCAGTCTTATTCCAACGATGTTCTGAAGACCGCGACTCACATCCCTATCTGTGTTGCGCCTTGA
- a CDS encoding DUF1328 domain-containing protein codes for MLQWTMIFLVLAVIAAFFGFGSLAGTAASIAQILFFVFLAAVVISFFTRRRGPLT; via the coding sequence ATGCTTCAGTGGACTATGATTTTCCTCGTGCTTGCCGTCATCGCCGCATTCTTTGGTTTCGGCAGCCTGGCAGGCACAGCCGCATCCATCGCCCAGATTCTTTTCTTCGTGTTCCTGGCTGCCGTCGTGATCAGTTTCTTCACACGTCGCAGAGGACCTTTGACCTGA
- a CDS encoding GatB/YqeY domain-containing protein: MLERVTEDIKAAMKAKDKGRLDALRLLKSAFIENNTSAKPKADAEVAIAHVKKLKDSIEQFPAGSDEVAKIKKEIEYLAAYVPQPLSKEDFEAMVKEFVSSNPGADFGTVMKAITPQIKGRFDGREASQIVKTIVG, encoded by the coding sequence ATGCTGGAACGAGTAACCGAAGATATCAAAGCTGCCATGAAGGCCAAGGATAAAGGTCGACTTGACGCGCTGCGCCTTTTGAAAAGTGCCTTTATTGAAAACAATACCTCCGCGAAGCCGAAGGCGGATGCCGAGGTGGCCATTGCCCATGTGAAGAAACTGAAGGATTCGATCGAACAGTTTCCAGCAGGATCGGACGAGGTGGCCAAAATCAAAAAAGAGATCGAATATCTCGCGGCCTATGTTCCTCAGCCTTTGAGCAAAGAAGATTTTGAAGCCATGGTGAAGGAATTTGTCAGCAGCAATCCAGGCGCTGATTTCGGAACCGTGATGAAAGCGATTACGCCACAAATCAAAGGCCGATTCGATGGTCGCGAAGCGAGTCAAATCGTGAAGACCATAGTAGGATAG